The Virgibacillus sp. MSP4-1 genome has a segment encoding these proteins:
- the thrC gene encoding threonine synthase codes for MAAWKGLLQEYKDFLPVGNETPLNTLHEGNTPLVKLHRLSEKLNAEIYTKIEGLNPTGSFKDRGMVLAIAKAVEEGSKAVICASTGNTSASAAAYAARVGLKCIIVIPNGKIAQGKLAQAVMHGAEIVSIEGNFDEALNIVRKVSETEAITLVNSINPYRIEGQKTAAFEVCEQLGSAPDYLCIPVGNAGNISAYWKGFKEFHEKFNYDLPKMMGFESSGAAAIVRNQIVEHPETIATAIRIGNPASWNMAIDAYRESGGSIDEVTDEEIIEAYHWLAKNEGIFAEPASCASIAGLFKASKQGKIKSGSTVTCVLTGNGLKDPDTAVETNQFEPKVLPNDPDVIYENIRKRVSS; via the coding sequence ATGGCTGCATGGAAAGGATTGCTTCAGGAATATAAGGATTTTTTGCCTGTTGGAAACGAAACACCACTCAACACGCTTCATGAAGGGAATACCCCTTTAGTGAAACTTCATCGTTTGTCTGAGAAGTTGAATGCAGAGATTTACACAAAAATTGAAGGACTAAATCCCACAGGCTCATTTAAGGACCGTGGAATGGTGCTTGCAATTGCCAAGGCTGTAGAGGAAGGTTCAAAAGCTGTCATTTGCGCATCAACAGGGAACACTTCAGCATCCGCAGCGGCTTATGCGGCAAGAGTCGGATTAAAATGTATTATTGTCATCCCGAATGGGAAAATTGCTCAGGGAAAACTTGCGCAGGCCGTCATGCACGGGGCAGAAATTGTTTCTATTGAAGGAAACTTTGATGAGGCCCTGAATATTGTACGAAAAGTAAGTGAGACTGAAGCCATTACGCTCGTGAATTCGATCAACCCTTATCGTATAGAAGGTCAGAAAACAGCTGCATTTGAAGTATGTGAACAATTGGGGTCAGCTCCGGATTATTTGTGTATTCCGGTTGGAAATGCAGGAAATATTTCTGCCTACTGGAAAGGGTTTAAGGAGTTTCATGAGAAATTTAATTATGATTTGCCAAAGATGATGGGATTTGAATCCAGTGGTGCTGCAGCAATCGTCCGTAACCAGATCGTGGAACACCCTGAGACAATCGCTACTGCCATCCGGATAGGAAATCCTGCCAGCTGGAATATGGCCATAGATGCCTATCGGGAGTCAGGTGGAAGTATTGATGAGGTCACGGACGAGGAAATTATAGAAGCTTATCATTGGCTGGCAAAAAATGAGGGTATTTTTGCTGAGCCGGCATCCTGCGCCTCAATAGCCGGGTTATTTAAGGCCAGCAAACAAGGGAAAATAAAATCAGGTTCGACGGTTACCTGTGTTTTAACAGGAAATGGACTCAAGGATCCTGATACAGCTGTCGAAACCAATCAGTTTGAACCTAAGGTACTGCCTAATGATCCGGATGTCATTTACGAAAATATCAGAAAGCGTGTGTCATCATGA
- the dapF gene encoding diaminopimelate epimerase, giving the protein MHGLGNNYIYINMFQETLKEEDLPSIAMDVSNINTGIGSDGLILITPSDKAEVGMRIFNKDGSEGRNCGNGLRCVAKYAYEHQLVDSDHFTIETKAGIVDAYITLENGNVTAISVDMGMPELNRRNIPMIGTDQEKVISEPFDIGAATLEVTAVSMGNPHAVFFVDDIEKSPLYELGPAISTDHRFPEGVNCEFIEVVNPREINFRVWERGSGVTQACGTGACASVVAAILNGYSYENEEVCVHLAGGDLWIKWEADGHVWMRGPAETVAKGEYFWVQG; this is encoded by the coding sequence ATGCATGGGCTGGGGAACAATTATATCTATATTAATATGTTTCAGGAGACGTTAAAAGAAGAAGATCTCCCTTCCATTGCAATGGATGTGTCCAATATAAATACAGGTATTGGTTCAGATGGGCTGATCCTCATTACCCCTTCAGACAAAGCGGAAGTCGGCATGAGGATTTTTAATAAGGATGGATCTGAGGGCAGAAACTGTGGAAATGGTTTACGGTGTGTTGCTAAATATGCCTATGAGCATCAGCTGGTCGATTCGGATCATTTTACGATAGAAACGAAAGCAGGGATTGTGGATGCTTATATAACACTGGAAAATGGCAATGTTACTGCTATTAGCGTTGATATGGGGATGCCCGAACTAAACAGAAGGAATATACCAATGATAGGAACCGATCAGGAAAAGGTTATTTCCGAGCCATTTGATATTGGGGCGGCAACGCTGGAAGTGACAGCTGTATCAATGGGGAATCCACATGCTGTCTTTTTTGTTGATGATATCGAAAAAAGCCCATTATATGAATTAGGTCCTGCGATTTCTACCGACCATCGTTTCCCTGAAGGTGTTAATTGTGAGTTCATTGAAGTTGTAAACCCCCGTGAAATTAACTTTCGGGTGTGGGAAAGAGGTTCAGGCGTGACGCAGGCCTGCGGAACAGGTGCGTGTGCATCCGTAGTCGCTGCTATTTTAAATGGATACAGTTATGAAAACGAGGAGGTTTGTGTTCATTTAGCTGGCGGAGATTTATGGATCAAATGGGAAGCTGATGGTCATGTCTGGATGAGAGGACCGGCAGAAACCGTTGCCAAAGGGGAATATTTCTGGGTACAGGGATAA
- the thrB gene encoding homoserine kinase, translating into MKKNAFTIKVPGSTSNLGPGFDSIGVALNLYLTIYCTESDEWRFVQKEESKQHLPTGKDHLLYQCAKFVADKFGYDLPPYKVVVESEIPIARGLGSSGAITVAGIEMANQILNLQLSLKEKMLIASELEGHPDNVTPSFAGGCVVAYYHNDDLYYMNKKEMEKVDFVAMIPSFELRTKMAREILPEELPYMQGIQGSAIGNVCAAAIFQEDYVLLGELMEKDLFHQNYRKKLIPHYQEVTAYMKQEGAYGTFLSGAGPTMISICERGWAAEQGQKWKEDFPDLEWRILKVEDEGVRVEKN; encoded by the coding sequence ATGAAGAAAAATGCCTTTACAATTAAAGTTCCCGGTAGTACGTCGAATTTGGGCCCGGGATTTGATTCTATCGGAGTTGCCTTAAATCTTTATTTAACCATCTACTGTACAGAGAGTGACGAATGGAGATTTGTCCAAAAGGAAGAATCCAAGCAGCATCTGCCGACAGGAAAGGACCATCTATTATATCAATGTGCCAAGTTCGTGGCCGATAAGTTCGGCTATGATTTGCCTCCTTATAAGGTAGTTGTGGAAAGTGAAATTCCGATTGCCCGAGGATTAGGAAGCAGCGGTGCGATTACAGTTGCAGGAATCGAAATGGCCAACCAGATATTGAATCTCCAGCTATCCCTGAAAGAGAAAATGCTTATTGCTTCTGAATTAGAAGGTCATCCGGACAATGTAACCCCTTCATTTGCTGGTGGTTGTGTAGTTGCTTATTATCATAATGATGACCTTTATTATATGAACAAAAAAGAAATGGAGAAGGTAGATTTTGTTGCCATGATTCCATCCTTTGAACTGAGAACAAAAATGGCACGGGAAATTCTCCCGGAAGAACTTCCATATATGCAGGGGATTCAGGGAAGTGCCATCGGAAATGTTTGCGCAGCGGCTATATTCCAGGAGGATTATGTGCTACTTGGAGAGTTAATGGAAAAGGACCTGTTTCATCAGAACTATCGGAAAAAGCTGATTCCGCATTATCAGGAAGTAACAGCCTACATGAAACAGGAAGGGGCCTATGGGACATTTCTGAGCGGTGCAGGACCTACAATGATTAGTATATGTGAAAGAGGATGGGCTGCAGAGCAAGGACAAAAATGGAAGGAAGACTTTCCGGATTTGGAATGGAGAATTTTGAAGGTGGAAGACGAGGGAGTCCGTGTTGAAAAAAACTAA
- a CDS encoding NAD(P)/FAD-dependent oxidoreductase produces the protein MRNPRVVILGAGYGGIMTAVKLQKMVGTNEVDITLVNKHDYHYQTTWLHENSAGTLHHDQTRIPIKDVVDFNKVNFVQDTVESIDPEAQKVQLENGELEYDYLVVGLGFETATFGIKGLEENALMISNINNARLIREHLEYNFSRYNNEPEERDDLITIAVGGAGFTGMEFVGELANRVPELCNEYDIPREKVRILTVEAGPTALAGFDEELVEYAMNRLEAKGVEFLIGTPVKEATEDGIIVEKDGQEEEIKTKNFIWAAGVKANSIVAESGLEVNRGKVEVRDDMRAPDYDNVFVVGDCALIMNEETSRPYPPTAQIAMQEAEVIAHNLKALVRGSNELESFEFINRGTVASLGSRDAIGVVFGDKKLYGWSASAMKKIIDNRYLLKLGGIGLLLKKGKFNFFH, from the coding sequence ATGAGAAATCCCAGAGTTGTGATTTTAGGCGCTGGTTATGGCGGAATCATGACCGCTGTCAAATTGCAAAAGATGGTGGGAACAAATGAAGTAGATATTACTTTGGTGAACAAGCACGACTACCACTATCAGACCACATGGCTGCATGAAAATTCCGCTGGTACGTTACATCATGATCAGACAAGAATTCCAATTAAAGATGTTGTTGATTTTAACAAGGTGAACTTTGTACAGGATACCGTAGAATCCATTGATCCAGAAGCTCAGAAGGTTCAATTGGAGAATGGGGAACTGGAATACGATTATCTGGTCGTCGGATTAGGCTTTGAAACAGCAACCTTTGGCATAAAGGGCTTAGAAGAAAATGCATTAATGATTAGTAATATTAATAATGCCCGCTTAATCCGTGAACATCTTGAATATAACTTCTCCCGTTATAACAATGAACCTGAAGAACGTGACGATTTGATTACGATCGCTGTTGGAGGAGCAGGCTTCACTGGTATGGAGTTTGTTGGTGAATTGGCCAACCGTGTACCTGAACTATGTAATGAATATGATATTCCACGTGAGAAGGTACGTATCCTTACGGTTGAAGCTGGTCCGACTGCATTGGCAGGATTTGATGAAGAGTTAGTGGAGTATGCCATGAATCGTCTGGAAGCTAAAGGCGTGGAATTCCTGATTGGTACTCCTGTTAAGGAAGCTACGGAAGACGGAATCATTGTCGAGAAAGATGGTCAGGAAGAAGAAATTAAAACGAAAAACTTTATCTGGGCTGCAGGTGTTAAAGCGAATTCCATCGTAGCAGAGTCCGGTCTTGAAGTGAACCGTGGAAAAGTGGAAGTACGTGATGATATGCGTGCTCCTGACTATGATAATGTATTTGTGGTTGGAGACTGTGCTCTTATTATGAATGAGGAAACAAGCCGTCCATACCCACCAACTGCACAAATTGCGATGCAGGAAGCTGAAGTTATTGCTCATAACCTGAAAGCACTGGTTCGTGGCAGCAATGAACTTGAGTCCTTTGAATTTATCAATCGAGGTACTGTTGCGTCCCTGGGCTCACGTGATGCCATCGGTGTTGTCTTTGGGGATAAGAAGCTTTATGGCTGGTCAGCATCCGCAATGAAGAAAATTATTGATAACCGTTATTTACTGAAATTAGGTGGAATTGGTTTATTACTGAAAAAAGGAAAGTTTAATTTTTTCCATTAA
- a CDS encoding YuiB family protein — protein sequence MLHLIVGSLLFFVLFFGIAFILNMLLRKTWVMAFIYPFIVFLIVDDFTFGNYFTNTAWALQELATNLLQLKMMDIVMLSMGFIGTIVSGIVIRTLRSKGYQMF from the coding sequence ATTCTGCATTTAATTGTGGGTTCATTACTGTTTTTCGTCCTGTTCTTTGGAATTGCATTTATACTGAATATGCTTTTAAGAAAAACCTGGGTTATGGCTTTTATTTATCCCTTTATTGTATTTCTGATTGTGGATGATTTTACATTTGGTAATTACTTTACAAATACAGCATGGGCTCTGCAGGAATTGGCTACGAACCTGCTTCAATTAAAAATGATGGATATTGTGATGCTGTCAATGGGATTTATAGGAACCATTGTCTCGGGTATTGTAATCCGGACCCTGAGATCAAAAGGCTATCAAATGTTTTAA
- a CDS encoding NAD(P)/FAD-dependent oxidoreductase produces MSDQVYDITIIGAGPVGLFTAFYGGMRQASVKIIESLPHVGGQLSALYPEKYIYDVAGFPKVRAQKLVDDLLEQANQFDPEIVLEQSVDTVDRLEDGTIKLVTNKEVHYTKTIIITAGNGAFQPRRLKIEDSERYEETNLHYHVPNMEAFKDREVMICGGGDSAVDWALMLEEIAKKVTLVHRRDKFRAHEHSVERLMNSSVAIKTPYAPNELIGEDKVEKVVLQKAKSEETETITVDDIIVNYGFISSLGPIKDWELEIEKNSIVVNSKMETNIPGIYAAGDICTYPGKVNLIASGFGEGPTAVNNAKQYMDPKAKIQPKHSTSMFPQ; encoded by the coding sequence ATGTCAGACCAGGTTTATGATATAACCATCATCGGTGCTGGTCCAGTTGGCTTATTCACAGCCTTTTACGGAGGAATGCGACAGGCAAGTGTAAAAATCATTGAAAGTCTTCCACATGTAGGGGGACAGCTGTCTGCATTGTATCCTGAAAAATATATTTATGATGTTGCCGGATTTCCAAAAGTTCGCGCACAAAAATTAGTCGATGACCTGCTTGAGCAGGCCAATCAGTTTGATCCGGAGATTGTCCTGGAGCAATCGGTGGACACTGTTGACCGATTAGAGGATGGTACGATTAAGCTGGTAACTAATAAAGAAGTCCATTACACAAAAACGATAATTATTACTGCAGGAAATGGCGCCTTCCAGCCTCGTCGATTAAAAATAGAAGATAGTGAAAGATATGAGGAGACCAACCTTCATTACCATGTTCCGAATATGGAAGCCTTTAAAGATCGTGAAGTTATGATTTGCGGAGGTGGAGATTCAGCAGTCGACTGGGCTTTAATGTTAGAGGAAATTGCCAAAAAAGTCACTTTGGTTCACCGCCGGGATAAGTTCCGTGCTCATGAACACAGTGTAGAGCGTCTGATGAATTCATCAGTTGCCATTAAAACGCCTTATGCTCCAAATGAACTGATTGGTGAAGATAAGGTTGAAAAAGTCGTACTGCAAAAAGCAAAATCAGAAGAAACAGAAACAATAACTGTTGACGATATCATCGTAAACTATGGATTCATTTCATCATTAGGACCGATAAAAGATTGGGAACTTGAAATTGAGAAAAACAGCATCGTTGTCAATTCTAAAATGGAAACAAACATCCCCGGCATTTATGCAGCCGGTGACATCTGTACATATCCCGGCAAAGTAAATCTCATTGCATCAGGGTTTGGAGAAGGTCCTACAGCGGTAAACAATGCCAAACAATACATGGACCCAAAAGCAAAAATCCAGCCAAAACACTCCACAAGCATGTTCCCGCAGTAG
- a CDS encoding D-glycerate dehydrogenase: MMKPTIYISRRIPSQFVEPYKNSWSIEMWPEEDQVVKRDVLLKHAREADALFTTLTEHVDRELLDQAVNLKGIANLAVGYDNIDVEYARKKGIVVTNTPDVLTDTTADLTFALLMATARRIVEAEAFIRDGRWTTWSPFLLAGADIHHKTIGIVGMGRIGEAVARRARGFDMNILYHNRSRKEEVENNLGVQYASFDDLIRTADFVVSMTPLTKETEDMFNASVFKKMKSSAIFINASRGGVVNEEDLYQALNNHDIQAAGLDVFNHEPIAETHPLLKLDNVIALPHIGSATCETRSQMIELCLKNIDHILKGEEPVTPVQ, translated from the coding sequence ATGATGAAGCCGACGATATATATATCCAGAAGAATTCCTTCTCAGTTTGTTGAACCTTATAAGAACAGCTGGTCGATTGAAATGTGGCCGGAGGAAGATCAGGTAGTGAAACGAGATGTTCTGCTGAAGCATGCCAGAGAAGCAGATGCTTTATTTACCACGCTGACAGAACATGTGGATCGGGAGCTGCTTGATCAGGCAGTAAATCTAAAGGGAATTGCAAATCTGGCTGTGGGCTATGATAACATTGATGTTGAGTATGCACGGAAAAAAGGGATTGTCGTAACCAATACTCCGGATGTCTTAACAGATACAACGGCAGACTTAACGTTTGCTCTCCTGATGGCCACCGCAAGGCGAATCGTCGAAGCTGAAGCATTTATCAGAGACGGAAGATGGACAACCTGGAGTCCATTTCTTTTGGCAGGTGCGGATATCCATCATAAGACGATAGGAATCGTTGGTATGGGCCGGATAGGGGAAGCTGTAGCCAGACGTGCACGAGGGTTTGACATGAATATTTTATATCATAACCGCAGTCGTAAAGAAGAAGTGGAAAACAACCTAGGTGTACAGTATGCATCTTTTGATGACCTGATCCGTACAGCTGATTTCGTTGTCAGTATGACGCCACTTACGAAAGAAACGGAAGATATGTTTAATGCTTCGGTATTTAAAAAAATGAAATCCTCCGCCATTTTTATAAATGCATCCAGAGGCGGTGTGGTCAATGAAGAAGATTTATATCAAGCCTTAAATAACCATGATATTCAGGCGGCCGGCTTGGATGTGTTCAATCATGAACCCATTGCTGAAACCCATCCACTTTTAAAATTAGATAATGTAATTGCCCTGCCTCATATTGGTTCTGCTACCTGCGAGACAAGATCACAGATGATTGAATTATGCCTGAAGAATATTGATCACATATTAAAAGGCGAAGAACCAGTGACACCTGTTCAATAG
- a CDS encoding dicarboxylate/amino acid:cation symporter → MKKPSLLTQILLAFVIAIILGAIAGPDIKVVQPLGDLFLRLIQFIIVPLILSTLIVGVAGTGNVKKLGRMGGKTIVYYLTTSAIAITIGLGIGYVLQPGAGVDIPSESVGEEPVTEEQNVTDTLLNIVPQNPFQAMVEGEILQIIFFALFVGIAISLVGEKAQTVYRFFEGFAEVMYKITGMIILLAPIGVFGLIAPVVGEYGIGVILPLLKVILGVLIACLLHAIITYSIVVKVFGKMSPLVFFKGIAPAGLFAFSSASSAGTLPLTMKNAQENLGVSQKTSSFVLPLGATINMDGTAIYQGVAVLFIAQFYGIELSISQLLSVVLIATLASIGTAGVPGAGMIMLTLVLTNIHLPLGGIALIAGVDRILDMFRTSINVIGDAAGAVVVDRTEKKHADEDKKSGI, encoded by the coding sequence ATGAAAAAACCAAGTTTATTAACGCAAATTTTACTGGCTTTTGTTATTGCCATTATTTTGGGGGCAATTGCAGGACCGGATATTAAAGTTGTACAGCCCTTGGGAGATTTATTTCTTCGTCTTATTCAATTTATTATCGTTCCGTTAATTTTGTCCACACTAATTGTTGGTGTAGCAGGTACCGGAAATGTAAAAAAACTGGGGCGTATGGGTGGTAAAACCATTGTTTACTACCTGACAACCTCGGCAATTGCTATCACTATTGGACTGGGAATCGGGTATGTTTTACAGCCTGGTGCCGGAGTTGACATACCTTCTGAATCTGTCGGGGAAGAACCTGTGACGGAAGAACAGAACGTGACCGACACCCTTCTTAATATTGTTCCACAGAATCCATTTCAGGCTATGGTTGAGGGGGAAATTCTCCAAATAATCTTTTTCGCTCTTTTTGTGGGTATAGCGATATCCCTCGTCGGTGAAAAAGCACAGACTGTCTACCGTTTCTTTGAAGGCTTTGCGGAAGTGATGTACAAAATCACAGGAATGATTATTCTCCTTGCGCCAATTGGTGTGTTTGGATTGATTGCTCCGGTAGTTGGAGAATATGGGATTGGTGTTATTCTGCCTTTATTAAAAGTTATTTTAGGTGTACTTATTGCCTGTCTTCTTCACGCGATCATTACTTATTCCATTGTTGTCAAAGTTTTCGGTAAAATGAGTCCGCTCGTTTTCTTTAAAGGAATTGCTCCTGCTGGTTTATTTGCGTTTAGTTCTGCCAGTAGTGCAGGTACATTGCCGTTAACCATGAAAAACGCGCAGGAAAATCTTGGCGTGTCTCAAAAAACAAGTAGCTTTGTCCTTCCGCTCGGGGCAACCATAAACATGGATGGTACAGCCATATATCAAGGGGTAGCAGTGCTTTTTATTGCCCAGTTCTATGGCATTGAGTTAAGCATCTCACAGCTTTTATCGGTCGTTCTCATTGCAACATTAGCTTCTATTGGAACAGCAGGGGTGCCAGGTGCAGGGATGATTATGCTGACCCTCGTACTCACGAATATCCATTTACCGCTTGGGGGCATTGCGCTTATTGCCGGTGTGGATCGTATTTTAGATATGTTCCGGACTTCTATAAACGTCATTGGTGACGCTGCCGGGGCTGTAGTGGTTGATCGTACAGAGAAAAAGCATGCGGATGAAGATAAGAAATCTGGAATATAG
- a CDS encoding NifU family protein: MFEEVNEVIGKLRPFLLRDGGDVELVDVEDGIVRLRLMGACGSCPSSTITLKAGIERALTAEVPGIREVEQVF; this comes from the coding sequence ATGTTTGAAGAAGTAAATGAAGTAATTGGCAAACTCCGTCCATTCTTACTTCGTGACGGCGGGGATGTGGAACTAGTTGATGTGGAAGATGGTATTGTACGTCTACGTTTGATGGGAGCCTGCGGAAGCTGCCCAAGTTCAACCATTACCCTGAAAGCTGGTATTGAACGCGCCCTGACAGCTGAAGTACCAGGCATTCGTGAAGTTGAACAAGTATTTTAA
- a CDS encoding iron-sulfur cluster assembly accessory protein encodes MAITITENAKLQINEMMKNEDEQSVNLRFGVKGGGCSGLSYALGFDYDITDEDEQIEVNGIPIAIRKEDIPIVEGTTIDFKQNMMGGGFTIDNPNAIVSCGCGSSFKTKTNAGSPEKC; translated from the coding sequence ATGGCTATAACCATCACGGAAAATGCAAAACTGCAAATTAATGAAATGATGAAAAATGAAGACGAGCAAAGCGTTAATTTACGCTTTGGTGTAAAAGGGGGAGGCTGCAGTGGCCTATCCTATGCACTTGGTTTTGATTATGATATTACCGATGAAGATGAACAAATCGAGGTAAATGGCATTCCGATTGCTATTCGCAAAGAGGATATCCCTATTGTTGAAGGAACCACGATTGATTTCAAACAAAACATGATGGGCGGCGGTTTTACGATTGATAATCCGAATGCCATTGTATCATGCGGATGCGGCTCCTCATTTAAGACGAAAACAAATGCAGGATCACCGGAGAAGTGCTAA
- a CDS encoding YuzD family protein, with the protein MEKEITITVYGADQICASCVNAPGSKDTYEWLQAAIARKYGNPNIQYSYVDIFSPPEDEKIQDLAQRVADDEFFYPLVLVDDEIAGEGNPRLKTIYSKLEEKGLQPKM; encoded by the coding sequence ATGGAGAAGGAGATTACAATTACGGTTTATGGTGCGGATCAGATTTGTGCAAGCTGTGTAAATGCACCCGGGTCAAAGGATACGTATGAATGGCTGCAGGCTGCTATTGCACGTAAGTATGGGAATCCGAATATTCAATACTCTTATGTGGATATATTTTCTCCTCCAGAAGATGAAAAAATACAGGATCTCGCCCAGCGTGTAGCAGACGATGAGTTTTTTTATCCCCTGGTGCTTGTAGACGATGAAATTGCGGGAGAAGGGAATCCTCGCTTAAAAACGATCTATTCCAAATTGGAGGAAAAGGGTCTGCAGCCAAAAATGTAA
- a CDS encoding biotin transporter BioY, which translates to MGNKSKNGFHTIDLTLGALFVGLMAIGANIIVWLPFLKVTFGGATVEITLQTFFATLAGLMLGRRLGAFSMFVYCMVGFIGVPVFAGMQGGFAQLMTPTGGFILSFIFVAWIAGYIVDKSSSPSFATYITASFAGLLVNYGIGTSFLYLALNTWIGGAISYGGAWAMMLPFLIKDIGLTFLVASLAVILVKRVSFISKLA; encoded by the coding sequence ATGGGTAACAAATCAAAAAATGGCTTCCATACAATAGACTTAACACTTGGTGCCTTATTTGTAGGTTTGATGGCCATAGGTGCAAATATTATTGTATGGTTGCCCTTTTTAAAGGTTACTTTTGGCGGTGCTACTGTAGAAATCACACTTCAGACATTTTTTGCAACCCTTGCTGGTTTAATGCTGGGCAGACGACTTGGCGCATTTTCAATGTTTGTCTATTGTATGGTTGGATTTATCGGTGTGCCTGTTTTTGCTGGCATGCAGGGAGGCTTTGCTCAGTTAATGACGCCTACAGGTGGATTTATTCTGTCCTTTATTTTTGTTGCCTGGATCGCCGGTTACATTGTAGATAAAAGTTCTTCTCCCTCATTCGCTACATACATCACTGCAAGTTTTGCCGGACTTCTCGTAAATTATGGAATAGGAACTTCCTTTCTTTATCTTGCATTAAACACCTGGATTGGAGGAGCTATTTCATACGGTGGTGCCTGGGCAATGATGCTGCCTTTTCTAATTAAAGACATTGGACTGACATTTCTGGTGGCATCACTGGCTGTTATTTTAGTCAAACGAGTATCCTTTATTTCAAAGCTGGCCTGA
- a CDS encoding 3D domain-containing protein: MKRKILRGTITAILLLSALFTTYMSVANLSAEDLKSWFRNDGETIVVSGSMNDLKHEKKTVDLKEKNINNIRPSKRYISSQKVNAPESLREAIDFSKYPTETVIATGYTAGAESTGKNPGHELYGITYSGVKVRRDLYSTIAADLDKFPIGTILFIPDYGYGVVADKGGAIQGNKIDLYYETVDDVYEHWGKRKIEVYVVKKGDGTLTAETLNKLNENEALQVFRERIQKN; the protein is encoded by the coding sequence ATGAAAAGGAAGATTTTGAGAGGAACCATCACAGCAATTCTCCTTTTAAGTGCTTTGTTCACAACGTATATGAGCGTTGCAAATCTTTCTGCAGAGGACTTGAAATCCTGGTTCCGTAATGATGGGGAAACCATAGTAGTCTCCGGGAGTATGAATGATTTGAAGCATGAGAAGAAGACAGTGGATCTTAAGGAAAAGAATATTAACAACATACGTCCAAGTAAACGATACATTTCGAGTCAAAAAGTAAATGCACCGGAAAGTCTTCGTGAAGCTATTGATTTTTCAAAATATCCAACAGAAACAGTCATTGCTACAGGATACACAGCAGGTGCAGAATCGACAGGGAAAAATCCGGGTCATGAATTGTACGGAATTACGTATTCAGGCGTAAAAGTACGCCGGGATTTATACTCGACGATTGCTGCAGATCTGGATAAGTTTCCTATTGGCACAATTTTGTTTATCCCTGACTATGGATATGGCGTAGTTGCCGATAAGGGTGGAGCTATTCAGGGCAATAAAATTGACTTGTATTATGAGACGGTTGACGACGTTTATGAACATTGGGGCAAACGGAAGATAGAGGTTTATGTCGTCAAAAAGGGCGACGGTACCCTTACTGCTGAAACGCTGAATAAGCTCAATGAGAATGAAGCTTTGCAGGTATTCCGTGAAAGAATTCAAAAGAACTAA